Proteins from a genomic interval of Zingiber officinale cultivar Zhangliang chromosome 2A, Zo_v1.1, whole genome shotgun sequence:
- the LOC122041791 gene encoding bifunctional epoxide hydrolase 2-like isoform X3, with the protein MEGEGIIHRQVEANGIQIHLAEKGEGPPVLLLHGFPELWYSWRHQILGLAARGFRALAPDLRGYGDSSAPPDAASYSVLHIVGDIVALLDALALPQVFLVGHDWGALIAWYMCLFRPDRVRALVNLSVAFSPFLHRNPNGKLVDYFRSHYGDDYYICKFQEPGVIEAAFAHIGTRNALRRFFCYKGTNHLTEQENASLPPSWLSEEDISYYISKFEKSGFTGPVNYYRCLDLYPGLLAQRWFQARCAIA; encoded by the exons ATGGAAGGCGAAGGCATCATCCACAGGCAGGTGGAGGCCAACGGAATCCAGATTCACCTGGCGGAGAAGGGGGAGGGCCCGCCGGTGCTGCTGCTCCACGGCTTCCCGGAGCTCTGGTACTCGTGGCGCCACCAGATTCTCGGCCTCGCCGCCCGAGGCTTCCGCGCGCTCGCCCCAGACCTCCGTGGATACGGTGACTCCTCCGCGCCGCCCGATGCCGCCTCCTACTCGGTCTTACATATCGTGGGCGACATCGTCGCCCTCCTCGACGCCCTCGCCCTGCCTCAG gtattCTTGGTGGGGCATGATTGGGGGGCACTCATAGCTTGGTATATGTGCCTGTTTCGGCCGGATAGAGTGAGGGCGCTTGTGAATCTCAGTGTGGCGTTTTCACCATTTTTGCATCGAAACCCTAACGGCAAGCTTGTTGACTACTTCAGATCTCATTATGGAGACGACTACTACATCTGCAAGTTCCAG GAACCTGGAGTCATTGAAGCAGCTTTTGCTCATATTGGGACTAGAAATGCATTGCGAAGATTTTTCTGCTACAAGGGTACCAATCATTTAACTGAGCAGGAGAATGCTTCATTGCCTCCGTCTTGGCTTTCAGAAGAAGATATAAGCTATTATATAAGCAAATTTGAGAAATCTGGATTCACTGGTCCGGTCAATTATTACAGATGTTTGGATTT GTATCCAGGACTACTTGCACAAAGGTGGTTTCAAGCAAGATGTGCCATTGCTTGA
- the LOC122041791 gene encoding epoxide hydrolase A-like isoform X1, whose product MEGEGIIHRQVEANGIQIHLAEKGEGPPVLLLHGFPELWYSWRHQILGLAARGFRALAPDLRGYGDSSAPPDAASYSVLHIVGDIVALLDALALPQVFLVGHDWGALIAWYMCLFRPDRVRALVNLSVAFSPFLHRNPNGKLVDYFRSHYGDDYYICKFQEPGVIEAAFAHIGTRNALRRFFCYKGTNHLTEQENASLPPSWLSEEDISYYISKFEKSGFTGPVNYYRCLDLNWELGAPWYSAQITVPVKFIVGDKDLTYHYPGIQDYLHKGGFKQDVPLLEEVVVMEGVAHFVNQEKPREVTEHIYNFFNKFSLLASKL is encoded by the exons ATGGAAGGCGAAGGCATCATCCACAGGCAGGTGGAGGCCAACGGAATCCAGATTCACCTGGCGGAGAAGGGGGAGGGCCCGCCGGTGCTGCTGCTCCACGGCTTCCCGGAGCTCTGGTACTCGTGGCGCCACCAGATTCTCGGCCTCGCCGCCCGAGGCTTCCGCGCGCTCGCCCCAGACCTCCGTGGATACGGTGACTCCTCCGCGCCGCCCGATGCCGCCTCCTACTCGGTCTTACATATCGTGGGCGACATCGTCGCCCTCCTCGACGCCCTCGCCCTGCCTCAG gtattCTTGGTGGGGCATGATTGGGGGGCACTCATAGCTTGGTATATGTGCCTGTTTCGGCCGGATAGAGTGAGGGCGCTTGTGAATCTCAGTGTGGCGTTTTCACCATTTTTGCATCGAAACCCTAACGGCAAGCTTGTTGACTACTTCAGATCTCATTATGGAGACGACTACTACATCTGCAAGTTCCAG GAACCTGGAGTCATTGAAGCAGCTTTTGCTCATATTGGGACTAGAAATGCATTGCGAAGATTTTTCTGCTACAAGGGTACCAATCATTTAACTGAGCAGGAGAATGCTTCATTGCCTCCGTCTTGGCTTTCAGAAGAAGATATAAGCTATTATATAAGCAAATTTGAGAAATCTGGATTCACTGGTCCGGTCAATTATTACAGATGTTTGGATTT AAATTGGGAACTGGGAGCACCATGGTACAGTGCACAGATAACAGTTCCAGTAAAGTTTATTGTCGGTGACAAAGACCTAACGTACCATTATCCAGGTATCCAGGACTACTTGCACAAAGGTGGTTTCAAGCAAGATGTGCCATTGCTTGAGGAGGTGGTTGTGATGGAGGGAGTAGCTCACTTCGTCAATCAAGAAAAGCCACGTGAGGTTACTGAACACATCTACAACTTCTTCAACAAGTTCAGTCTTCTTGCTTCAAAATTATAG
- the LOC122041790 gene encoding pentatricopeptide repeat-containing protein At4g14850-like, producing the protein MKPCSILLPVSSKPLRSSIPFSHKTLLHTVAAAADLSPSHSPPAETSTPTVTGSISDLIALISSTHSIGGASKIHALLAKSRLSSSPPLCHHLLSLYSRCRSPESSRKLFEEFPDQDHVSWSALISAFANNGLGRDALKTFRKMRSLGVPSNEFTLPSVLKACSVSSDFVAGTQVHALIVVTGFESDVFVANTLVVMYSNFGRLSDSKRLFEGIAEPNSVSWNGLLAGFVRNDRFEEAISLFQKMALGASRPNEFGFSCLVNACTGSQDLSCGKAIHGYLTRLGYHSDPFIANALVDMYAKSGNFEAASFVFEKIAGPDIVSWNSFIAGCVLHGHDHQALALLVKMKASGMVPNVFTLSSIIKACAGAKMLDLGMQIHGSLITSGLDSDSFVSVGLVDMYAKCDRLDDATRAFYSIPERDLLAWNALISGCSHCGRDDEALSFFSDMRNGGLSLNRTTLSAVLKSTASAQAIGIAKQVHGLAMRTGFLSDPHVVNGLIDAYGKCNSVQEAGRIFEECQSADVVAFTSLITVHSQSGQGEEAFKVFTRMLSQELKPDSYVYSSLLNACASLSAYEQGKQIHVHVLKMGNMSDVFTGNALVNMYAKCGSIEDATLAFSEIPEKGVVSWSAMIGGLAQHGHGKQALALFSKMIDDGVSPNHITLTSVLSACNHAGLVEESKHYFDSMEEMFGVQRTQEHYACVIDLLGRAGKLDEAMELVHAMPFEANASVWGALLGAARVHGNIELGRQAAAVLFNLEPEKSGTHVLLANMYASAGMWDDVATARRLMKDSRVKKEPAVSWVELKGMIYTFIVGDRSHDRTAEIYAKLEELGDLMKKAGYIPKLEIDLHDVEPGEKEILLSHHSERLAVAFALISTPAGAPIRVKKNLRVCIDCHMAFKYICKIVSREIIIRDINRFHHFRDGACSCGDYW; encoded by the coding sequence ATGAAGCCTTGCAGCATCCTCCTTCCCGTATCATCCAAACCCCTACGCTCCTCTATTCCCTTCTCCCATAAAACCCTCCTCCACaccgtcgccgccgccgccgacttATCACCCTCTCACTCTCCTCCTGCCGAAACTTCCACCCCCACCGTCACCGGCTCCATATCCGATCTCATCGCCCTTATCTCCTCCACCCATTCAATCGGCGGCGCCTCTAAGATCCACGCCCTCCTCGCCAAGTCACGCCTTTCGTCTTCCCCTCCCCTCTGCCACCACCTCCTCTCGCTCTACTCCAGATGCCGCTCCCCGGAGTCCTCCCGGAAGCTCTTCGAGGAATTCCCCGACCAGGACCATGTCTCCTGGTCCGCCCTCATCTCCGCCTTCGCCAACAATGGCCTCGGCCGCGACGCCCTCAAAACCTTCCGGAAGATGCGGTCTTTGGGCGTCCCGAGCAACGAGTTCACCCTCCCCTCCGTTCTCAAGGCCTGCTCCGTCTCCTCTGACTTCGTCGCCGGCACACAAGTCCATGCCTTAATCGTAGTCACCGGATTCGAGTCCGATGTGTTCGTCGCTAACACACTCGTCGTCATGTACTCCAACTTTGGGCGCCTATCAGATTCGAAGAGGCTCTTCGAGGGCATTGCCGAGCCGAACAGCGTCTCATGGAATGGTTTGCTTGCTGGCTTTGTGAGAAATGACAGGTTTGAGGAGGCGATCAGTCTGTTTCAGAAGATGGCATTGGGTGCGTCGAGGCCTAATGAATTCGGGTTTTCGTGCCTTGTAAATGCTTGCACTGGCTCGCAAGATTTGTCCTGTGGGAAAGCTATTCATGGCTATCTCACTCGACTCGGTTACCATTCAGATCCTTTCATAGCCAATGCCCTCGTCGACATGTATGCTAAGTCAGGTAATTTCGAAGCTGCCTCATTTGTTTTCGAGAAGATTGCTGGACCCGATATAGTTTCATGGAACTCTTTCATTGCTGGCTGTGTTCTGCATGGACATGATCACCAGGCATTGGCTTTGTTGGTGAAGATGAAGGCCTCAGGAATGGTTCCTAATGTTTTCACTTTGTCCAGCATTATCAAAGCTTGTGCGGGGGCAAAAATGTTGGATTTAGGCATGCAGATACACGGTAGCTTGATCACGTCTGGTTTAGATTCTGATTCATTTGTCAGTGTCGGCCTTGTTGATATGTATGCAAAATGCGATCGATTAGATGATGCTACGAGAGCCTTTTACTCGATCCCTGAACGAGATTTGTTGGCATGGAATGCTTTGATCTCTGGGTGCTCACATTGCGGAAGGGATGATGAAGCTCTTTCCTTTTTCTCTGACATGAGAAATGGAGGTTTGAGCTTAAACCGAACCACACTGTCAGCTGTTCTTAAATCCACAGCAAGCGCACAGGCAATCGGTATCGCCAAGCAGGTGCATGGGCTTGCGATGAGAACTGGCTTTCTGTCAGATCCTCATGTAGTAAATGGCCTAATTGATGCATACGGGAAGTGTAATTCTGTCCAGGAAGCAGGGAGAATTTTCGAGGAATGCCAATCTGCCGATGTGGTGGCTTTCACATCTTTGATCACAGTTCACTCGCAGAGTGGGCAAGGGGAAGAGGCTTTCAAGGTGTTCACTAGAATGCTAAGTCAAGAGCTTAAACCAGATTCATATGTCTATAGTAGCCTTCTCAATGCGTGTGCCAGTCTATCTGCTTACGAACAAGGGAAGCAGATTCATGTGCATGTGCTGAAGATGGGTAATATGTCTGATGTGTTTACGGGGAACGCACTTGTTAACATGTATGCCAAGTGCGGGAGTATCGAGGATGCGACCTTAGCTTTCTCTGAGATTCCAGAAAAGGGGGTTGTCTCATGGTCTGCTATGATCGGAGGGCTTGCCCAACACGGACATGGAAAACAGGCGTTGGCTTTATTCTCCAAAATGATCGACGATGGTGTGTCTCCAAATCACATTACTTTGACGAGTGTTCTTTCTGCTTGTAACCATGCAGGCCTTGTTGAGGAGTCAAAACATTATTTTGATTCGATGGAAGAGATGTTCGGAGTTCAACGAACACAAGAGCATTATGCCTGCGTGATCGACCTTCTTGGACGTGCTGGTAAATTAGATGAGGCAATGGAACTCGTGCACGCCATGCCTTTTGAAGCCAATGCGTCGGTTTGGGGAGCACTTTTAGGGGCTGCCAGAGTTCATGGAAATATAGAACTGGGTCGACAAGCAGCTGCGGTGCTCTTTAATCTTGAACCAGAGAAATCTGGAACCCATGTGCTTCTTGCAAACATGTATGCTTCGGCTGGAATGTGGGACGATGTTGCTACGGCCAGGAGGTTAATGAAGGATAGCAGGGTGAAGAAAGAACCTGCAGTGAGCTGGGTCGAATTGAAGGGTATGATTTATACTTTCATAGTGGGAGATAGAAGTCATGACCGAACAGCTGAGATCTATGCTAAGCTAGAGGAGCTTGGTGATCTAATGAAAAAAGCAGGATACATCCCTAAGCTTGAGATCGACCTCCATGACGTCGAGCCAGGAGAGAAGGAAATCCTCCTCTCTCACCACAGCGAGAGACTTGCGGTAGCATTTGCATTGATAAGTACTCCAGCTGGAGCCCCCATTAGAGTGAAGAAGAATCTCCGAGTTTGCATAGATTGTCATATGGCATTCAAGTACATATGCAAGATTGTTTCCAGGGAGATTATCATTAGAGATATCAATAGGTTTCATCATTTCAGGGATGGAGCTTGTTCTTGTGGGGATTATTGGTGA
- the LOC122041791 gene encoding bifunctional epoxide hydrolase 2-like isoform X2 has product MEGEGIIHRQVEANGIQIHLAEKGEGPPVLLLHGFPELWYSWRHQILGLAARGFRALAPDLRGYGDSSAPPDAASYSVLHIVGDIVALLDALALPQVFLVGHDWGALIAWYMCLFRPDRVRALVNLSVAFSPFLHRNPNGKLVDYFRSHYGDDYYICKFQEPGVIEAAFAHIGTRNALRRFFCYKGTNHLTEQENASLPPSWLSEEDISYYISKFEKSGFTGPVNYYRCLDLNWELGAPWYPGLLAQRWFQARCAIA; this is encoded by the exons ATGGAAGGCGAAGGCATCATCCACAGGCAGGTGGAGGCCAACGGAATCCAGATTCACCTGGCGGAGAAGGGGGAGGGCCCGCCGGTGCTGCTGCTCCACGGCTTCCCGGAGCTCTGGTACTCGTGGCGCCACCAGATTCTCGGCCTCGCCGCCCGAGGCTTCCGCGCGCTCGCCCCAGACCTCCGTGGATACGGTGACTCCTCCGCGCCGCCCGATGCCGCCTCCTACTCGGTCTTACATATCGTGGGCGACATCGTCGCCCTCCTCGACGCCCTCGCCCTGCCTCAG gtattCTTGGTGGGGCATGATTGGGGGGCACTCATAGCTTGGTATATGTGCCTGTTTCGGCCGGATAGAGTGAGGGCGCTTGTGAATCTCAGTGTGGCGTTTTCACCATTTTTGCATCGAAACCCTAACGGCAAGCTTGTTGACTACTTCAGATCTCATTATGGAGACGACTACTACATCTGCAAGTTCCAG GAACCTGGAGTCATTGAAGCAGCTTTTGCTCATATTGGGACTAGAAATGCATTGCGAAGATTTTTCTGCTACAAGGGTACCAATCATTTAACTGAGCAGGAGAATGCTTCATTGCCTCCGTCTTGGCTTTCAGAAGAAGATATAAGCTATTATATAAGCAAATTTGAGAAATCTGGATTCACTGGTCCGGTCAATTATTACAGATGTTTGGATTT AAATTGGGAACTGGGAGCACCATG GTATCCAGGACTACTTGCACAAAGGTGGTTTCAAGCAAGATGTGCCATTGCTTGA